One stretch of Chloroflexota bacterium DNA includes these proteins:
- a CDS encoding Lrp/AsnC family transcriptional regulator, which translates to MEALSDIDKIILAELQSDARISNAELARRANLSAPATLARVRRLEEAGIIQGYAALLDRQQVGYDMLCFVSVSLQLHEIHQVTGFHEALQEMPEVLECHHVTGDYDYLLKVVAHNTDDLEDFLVNRLTPIPGVARIHTSLVLRETKATTILPLK; encoded by the coding sequence ATGGAAGCTCTCAGCGATATTGACAAAATCATCCTCGCCGAACTGCAAAGCGACGCCCGCATCAGCAACGCCGAGTTAGCTCGCCGGGCTAACCTTTCTGCACCGGCGACGCTTGCGCGCGTGCGGCGGCTGGAAGAAGCAGGCATTATTCAAGGCTACGCTGCTCTGCTTGACCGGCAGCAAGTTGGCTACGATATGCTCTGTTTTGTCAGCGTTAGCCTGCAACTGCATGAAATTCATCAGGTGACGGGTTTTCACGAAGCGTTGCAGGAAATGCCCGAAGTGCTGGAATGCCACCACGTCACCGGCGATTATGACTACCTGCTCAAAGTCGTCGCCCACAACACCGACGATCTGGAAGATTTTCTCGTCAACCGCCTGACCCCTATCCCTGGCGTGGCGCGCATCCACACCAGCCTGGTGCTACGCGAAACGAAAGCGACGACGATACTACCGTTGAAATAA
- a CDS encoding tyrosine phenol-lyase, translating into MTEHKYRTMGQQFGRRSWAEPWKIKMVEPIHMITRAEREKAAAEAGYNTFLMRSEDVYIDLLTDSGTSAMSDRQWAGIMLGDEAYAGSRNFYHLEEAIQTYYGYKHIVPTHQGRGAEHLISQAIIKQGDYIPGNMYFTTTRLHQELAGGTFVDVIIDEAHDPLDPHLFKGNVSLEKMKVLVDKVGAENIPYVSLAGTVNMAGGQPVSMANVKELREFCNKHGIAVYLDATRMYENAFFIQEREDGYAEKSIAAILLEFCSYTDGAWMSAKKDNLVNIGGWLAVNDPGVAEKARNMVVVYEGLHTYGGMAGRDMEALAIGIAEGVQDDHVASRVRQVRYLGKLLLDWDIPIVEPIGGHAIFLDAKRFYPHIPQDQFPSQTLAAQLYLDSGVRSMERGVVSAGRDPKTGEHRYPALELTRLTIPRRVYTQAHMDVVAESIKAIFDERESTKGLKMVYEPEYLRFFQARFEMI; encoded by the coding sequence ATGACCGAACACAAATATCGTACAATGGGCCAGCAATTTGGCCGCCGATCCTGGGCTGAACCCTGGAAAATTAAAATGGTCGAACCCATCCACATGATTACACGCGCCGAGCGCGAGAAAGCCGCCGCCGAAGCCGGATACAACACCTTCCTGATGCGCTCCGAAGATGTGTATATTGACCTGCTCACCGACAGCGGCACCAGCGCCATGAGCGACCGTCAATGGGCGGGTATTATGCTCGGTGATGAAGCCTACGCCGGAAGCCGCAACTTCTACCATCTTGAAGAAGCCATTCAGACCTATTACGGCTACAAACACATTGTCCCCACCCACCAGGGGCGCGGCGCCGAACATCTCATCAGTCAGGCCATCATCAAACAGGGCGACTACATCCCCGGCAATATGTATTTCACCACCACACGCCTGCACCAAGAGTTGGCGGGGGGTACCTTTGTGGATGTCATCATTGACGAAGCTCACGATCCACTTGATCCACATCTCTTCAAGGGCAATGTCAGCCTCGAGAAAATGAAAGTCCTCGTAGATAAAGTCGGCGCCGAAAACATCCCCTACGTCAGCCTGGCCGGTACGGTCAACATGGCGGGCGGGCAGCCGGTCAGCATGGCGAATGTTAAAGAATTGCGCGAATTTTGCAATAAGCACGGTATTGCTGTTTATCTCGACGCCACACGCATGTACGAGAACGCTTTCTTTATTCAGGAGCGCGAAGACGGTTATGCCGAAAAAAGCATCGCCGCGATTCTGCTCGAATTTTGCAGCTATACCGATGGGGCCTGGATGAGCGCCAAAAAGGATAATCTGGTCAATATTGGCGGCTGGCTGGCGGTGAATGATCCCGGTGTGGCTGAGAAGGCAAGGAACATGGTCGTAGTCTATGAGGGTTTGCACACCTACGGTGGCATGGCCGGGCGCGATATGGAAGCTCTGGCCATTGGCATCGCTGAAGGCGTGCAAGATGACCACGTAGCCTCGCGCGTGCGTCAGGTACGCTATCTCGGCAAGCTGCTGCTCGACTGGGACATCCCCATCGTCGAGCCGATTGGCGGACATGCCATCTTCCTCGATGCCAAGCGTTTTTACCCGCATATCCCCCAGGATCAATTCCCATCTCAGACTTTAGCCGCCCAACTCTATCTCGATTCCGGCGTGCGCTCGATGGAGCGCGGCGTCGTCAGCGCCGGGCGTGATCCCAAAACGGGCGAACATCGCTATCCCGCCCTCGAACTCACTCGCCTGACCATCCCGCGCCGCGTCTACACACAAGCCCACATGGATGTGGTCGCCGAGAGCATCAAAGCCATCTTTGACGAACGTGAGAGTACCAAAGGTCTCAAGATGGTCTACGAACCCGAATATCTGCGCTTCTTCCAGGCACGTTTCGAGATGATATAA
- a CDS encoding RtcB family protein has protein sequence MVQMRDLKKISDYEWEIPVSFRADMRVPVRIFVSERLLTDAMRDKSLEQAVNAATLPGLVGHVTVMPDMHQGYGFPIGGVAATRYPDGVISPGAIGYDINCGVRLLGSQIEHEAARPYMDDLATALDKNCPSGVGKGGHLKLNEKQLERVCTEGSRWALSKGYATRQDVRRTEEGGQLKGADFRKVSARAKKRGLTQIGTLGAGNHFIEVDLVAEIYDDEAALAMGLHEGHLALQIHCGSRGFGHQVCSDYVREFQGAVKRYGIQLPDRELVCAPMNSPEGEAYLGAMRCAANYAFVNRQVLAHWAREAFIEVLGGRVKNPNLYQVYDIAHNMGKLETHDVEGQRMKVCVHRKGATRAFGPGYEGLPEEYQQIGQPVLVPGSMGTSSWVLVGTDGSMQRSFGSTCHGAGRTMSRSKAKKMIWGEDLRNTLEKEGIRIRAGSMAGLAEEAPAAYKDVDAVVDTVTGAGIAKKVARLVPLAVVKG, from the coding sequence ATGGTGCAGATGCGCGATTTGAAAAAGATTAGCGACTACGAGTGGGAGATTCCGGTCTCCTTTCGGGCGGATATGCGCGTTCCGGTGCGGATTTTTGTCTCGGAGCGGCTACTCACCGATGCCATGCGCGATAAATCGCTGGAGCAGGCTGTTAATGCGGCCACGCTGCCGGGGCTGGTTGGGCATGTGACCGTGATGCCCGATATGCATCAGGGCTACGGTTTTCCGATTGGCGGCGTGGCGGCCACGCGCTACCCCGATGGTGTCATCTCGCCCGGCGCGATCGGCTACGACATCAACTGCGGCGTGCGCCTGCTGGGTTCACAGATTGAACACGAAGCCGCGCGCCCCTATATGGATGATTTAGCCACCGCGCTGGATAAAAACTGCCCCAGCGGTGTGGGGAAGGGTGGGCATTTGAAATTGAATGAAAAGCAATTGGAACGCGTCTGCACCGAAGGTTCACGCTGGGCGTTGAGCAAAGGCTACGCCACGCGGCAAGATGTGCGCCGCACCGAGGAAGGCGGCCAATTAAAGGGGGCAGATTTTCGCAAAGTGAGCGCGCGTGCTAAAAAACGCGGCCTAACGCAGATTGGCACTCTCGGTGCGGGCAATCACTTCATCGAAGTTGATCTGGTCGCCGAAATCTACGACGACGAAGCGGCGCTGGCGATGGGCCTGCACGAAGGGCATCTGGCGCTGCAAATTCACTGTGGATCGCGCGGCTTTGGGCATCAGGTTTGCTCGGATTATGTGCGTGAATTTCAGGGTGCGGTTAAACGTTATGGCATCCAACTCCCCGACCGCGAACTCGTCTGTGCGCCGATGAATTCCCCGGAAGGTGAAGCCTATTTGGGCGCTATGCGCTGTGCGGCGAATTATGCCTTTGTCAATCGTCAGGTGTTAGCCCACTGGGCGCGTGAAGCCTTTATCGAAGTACTGGGCGGACGCGTGAAAAACCCCAATCTGTATCAGGTCTATGACATCGCACACAATATGGGCAAACTCGAAACGCACGATGTTGAAGGTCAGCGCATGAAAGTGTGTGTGCATCGCAAGGGTGCCACGCGCGCCTTTGGCCCCGGCTATGAAGGTTTGCCCGAAGAATATCAACAGATCGGCCAGCCGGTGCTGGTTCCCGGCAGCATGGGCACGTCTTCGTGGGTGTTGGTGGGCACTGATGGCAGTATGCAGCGCTCGTTTGGCTCTACCTGTCACGGCGCCGGGCGCACGATGAGCCGCAGCAAGGCTAAAAAAATGATTTGGGGAGAAGACCTGCGCAATACACTGGAGAAAGAAGGCATTCGCATTCGCGCCGGTTCGATGGCCGGACTGGCCGAAGAAGCCCCCGCGGCCTATAAAGATGTGGATGCGGTTGTGGATACTGTCACTGGGGCGGGGATTGCGAAGAAGGTGGCGCGGCTGGTTCCGTTGGCGGTGGTGAAGGGGTAA